The stretch of DNA TaagttatttatgtataaaataaccGGAAAGGACATGCTTAAACGTAACAAGCAATAAATAGCGcataatatgtaaattttatataccatTTTCAAGCGACAATTGCACTAATGCATGCTTGGTATCCAGATAATATTACAGAATACCACCGACAAGAATGATATAATTACCGAGATCTCTAGCTCGGCATTTATACACGAAGCAATTTTTTCCTAATACTTTCATCAACGTGGACCACATGACacattctaatattttaaacatGACTCCTAAATCGTATgccattcgaaaaaaaaatactattaaatatatacacctaCGAACAATACTTGAATATAAAACTATCGggaatttttcaacgaattgGCATGctgctctcttctcttttttacgaattataataaaatacgattgCCTCGAAGACttgtattaaaaagaacaaaatacgtataaaaagattattgttGAAGCTGCAATTTGAGCTCGTTTCTATTCTTCTACTTATCGATAAACAGGATGCGGTCGGGGAGAACCCTGTTCAACTAAATGCATACACTTAAgaatatagataattattgataatgaGCACGTCGAAACTGTGACACTAGTTCTTTGAAGAACTCCAAAGAAGCTTTGCAAGTCTATGAATTTGTTTCTTGAGTTTCGGTGCAGTCTGTAGGCTTGATTTCCAGCCACCAATCGTTGGGATAGTGATACTTTTGTAGTTCGATGCCCTCTCTTGGTACGGGCATTAATCGGCCACCAAATTGTTTTGCTGGTAAGGGAGGAATCACCAGTTGAGGCGGAAAGCACTGCAAACTCGGTGAAAACTCGCAATCCGGTGGTAGGACCCTTCTCGTCCATCCCACCCTTCTTACCATTTGAGTCTGGAAGCGAAAAGCAGTAGGGCATTTGACTTAAATAATAATCCCTCAAAAATAGTACGGACAAAGGAATCCAATTCTGAAGACAATTCATGTCACAAAAGTTTTCCAATAATTTCACGAATAACGAGCAGCTCTTTAACCTTCGTCGATCTTTTCAATGGTTTTATGAGAATAAAGAGACcaacaagaagagagagatccCTGCTTTAGGAAAGTTGGCAGAGAAATTTTGACAAGAGCCGCCAGTCGTAATAAAACGGCGCCGTGATTTACGGAAACACGTAAACGGGAAGTTCTTGCTGTCATTTTACTACCGAATATGCTGCCAAGGAATGATTTTCGGTTGGCCTGGTTACGTGACATGAAAATACACGACGTAAACATAGCAGTTTGAAATTTGTTACGGagagaatttttcatattccAGGTTTATAaggtaaaaatttatattcacaAAATGAGAGCAATTCATTGAATGTAAGaataacaagagagaaaagatgattCATTTTATCCACGATTCATTTGCATCAGAACTATAATTTCTAGACTCCTTTACTAACACAATCTCAATCTACATCACGATgttctattttattgaatttcatCTCCTTTCTCTATTCGGCACCTAGAACAATCGTCTCATTAAACTCCCTACAGCGACACTGCCTTGATATTATCGGGAGAATGAACCTGTTAATCTATTCCCAAGTTTcacacaattattattattgttcatGTTATGATTTTCTtgtaattaatgtaaaaaaagcaaaagttaatatatgtattcatatattattgattaaacagatattattataaagcaTTATAATTACCACAGCATCCTCTTCAAAGACAACGATCTCCACTTTAGGAGAATTTTCGCCGACCTCATGCTCCTGGACACGATAAACTCCAGCAGCGTGAAGATACGTAGCACTTAAGCCTACCTCTCGAAACGCTTTTGTAATGATAACGTCGTCTCTTAAGGTATCAACCAAGCAGAGTTCGACCTTGCGAGCCCAGGGCAGTGCCCGACCTATTCGAACTTGACCCCAGAGCGCGCCCAGACACAGAAAATGCACGATGCCCAGTTTAGCTAATACCAAGTGTGTCCTGTTTCGtgcgaaaataaaagagaagagtagccatataataaaactatgatcgaagataattttatgagtcgccaaaaagagaaattcttcATCACAAAATGAGTCGACAAAAAGTGAAAGTTTGTTGTGCCCGATATGAAAGTTATTTTGATTAAAGAAGACATAGTAGTATTTCTGTTTGCGGTGACTTTCATATAACATGAGCGAAATGTATGTTTGATGTAACAATATGTAAGCTATCTTAAAAAGAATACCTTGTGGTTTCTAAATATTCGTTAAATGGCGAAAGTGGCCTACttggtaaaaagaaatattgatctTAGCCACTGTTGATTACACTGTTGATTACAATGTTGTATGATTATCTTTGCATGCTAAATTTAGATTGATTTATCTATCATCGCTAAGTTTCTGTCTTATCATCAGATGGTCATAGTTATTTTCCAAGAATGAACAAAACTAACCTGTAGGCAAGTTCATGCAGTTTCTCAGTATACTCTTCTGGAACACTACAGGGTTGCTGTGGTACTTCTTGCCGACTGAGACTGTACCAAAACAGCACAATCATGAAGCAAAACGCTGCTACAGCTCGTAGCGGCGTTATACGGAATCTTCTTCGCGGCCAAAAACTCATGATGGtaactttaaataaaatgtaataacaatGTCTTGAAAATTGATTATACTATAATCGTCCAACTTAATAGACCAATGTAATAGCTTATTCatcaataatacaaataaatcagAAGATGTTTCTACAAACCACGAAATATTCCAACAAACGAGGACACGGAATCTCTTGAAGCTGATCACTCAAACGACTCCACATCGTTACGTAATTCCGATAAAAACTTCAACCGTTAGCTCACAAAAGCGTTCTGTTCGTTTACAATCGCGCATATTTCGAATGTACAAAGTTTCCATGGCCCACGTGTACACCGAATACGTCAAAATTCTTCTCCTCGAGACACTGTTTTTTCTCACCCCTATCGTGCACCACCGTCGCCTTGGCGTCTCCTTCAACATCAACCCCTCCCACCTCCAAAAATCGTTTTTCTGTGTACTTGGCAACATCGCAAATGGACATCATTGATTAGTCTGTTTTATCGGCGGAGTTGAATACATGGTCAGTGGCGTCGCCTTTCGGTCATTTTGTTGAATCCAACGATCTTGTGTGGCGAAGCTTCGAATGGAATTTGAATCTATTATTCTTTTGGAGCGAGTAAAAGATGGAGAGAGCGAAgtacgaaaataaattcacCGACGCTCTACGCAATcgtcttttttgtctctcacAGAGGGTGAGAACTTTGTCATTTTGACAGAAACGGTggcgagaaaaaagagagtgaaaacagagagagatagcaaaGGTATTTAAGTTTGACATGTGAAGCATCGACtactgataaaaatattttaacctTCTTTAGATATCTATtgcaatttataaaatctaatgCCTCGTTAGTAATGAGCAAAGTGTTAACTCCAATTTTGATGAAGTAAAAgttcgaagaaataagaaaaattatttttttatttaaaaatacaaaatgattTCTGTTGTTAACACGCCTGCTTTCCAGTTcactcatatttttctttattcttttcttatgcTTGAAGAACGACTAGCAAGCATCCGCAAATTCGTCAACACGAATGGCtagtttaaaaataagatGTGCTCCCTGAAATGTGGTAGCGTTATTGGCGTTTGTGCTCATTAGGGTAATTGAGTGGGCTCAAGGCACTACTGCGATAACTCATTCGAAGAGAGCTCTccgagaaaaagtaaatagagCGAGAAAAGGGTACATGAGAGAGGTACAAGCTGGAAAGTCTTTGACGTGAAagaattcttattcttttttcaatgaaagagagaaagaaatcacCAAGAGTAAAATCCACTGTGTTATTATCCATAAGTATTCCTTTTTTCACTAAAAtctcaactttttctttacacaTTGATCGTTAAATAACAACGCAAGACTTTCAACCTTTTTAAGTTGATCAAGAGTCAAGTGTTAATACATTTTAAGTGTTGAAGAAACTCACGGGCCGAGCACGAAGATTCCTCGccgaataaaatcgtttttccTCTCGACTcgcgaaggagaagaaaaagtctCGCGCGATGTCGTAGAAACGACCGAAATTCCAAAACAAACGGTCGGACTCCTcgcctttctctccttctaatTTTATCTTGTCGCTTCCCTCCCTAGTTCTTAGCGTGTATTTTCGTAGCACGTGTCACTTACGTATCGGTACCttatcttcgtcttcttcttcgttactccctatgagagagagagagaataagagaaagagagagcctGTTGGCGATCTTTCGAACACGTGTACACTCATATGGCTGACGAGCTTCCGCTATTACAACGTTGAATCCTTTTTCcactcatctttctttctgcttACTTCAAACTTGCCTTATTCGTATCGTTTCACTGCAAGTAATGAAGCAATCATCGCGAGAGTCAATTGGCCAGTTTATTTGCAAAAACTACTATCTACTATTAAATGTCGATAAGGAGGAAGATCGATTTCTTTGTCAAACGGTTTTGCTATTGACAGGGTTAGCTAGTTCGATGACGAGGATAATTACTTCACCGGCACCTCGATCATCGTAAAATAGAGAGATCTACAAAGAAATTTAATCCGTCTGTTGTATTTGCCGTAGTTTCCAGTAACAAAGTATTTACTACGAAAGAGAATTAACTAACTAATAATCGAACACTAAATCAGCGATATTgcgatttcaatttttctagtAATAAGTCCACGTCTTTACATTTCAACTAAAAATAtgacgttttatttatttatttatttatttattgaaattcacTACTCTCCATATTACCTCAATAAAATCAAGAAACATGTTACGAAATGTCGATATGGCAAGAAATAGTTGGATCGATGGAAAATTTCCATTTCGCACAGAACAATAATCATTGATCGTAACTGTCGAtcgtccgatcgatcgatcgacagaTTCCAAGTCTCGAATTATCTATTGCCGTTTTGCACGGATAATCGTTCGGCACGATTTTCTCCTGCGACATAGCACTGCAACCGTTCAACCAAGCACGATCCTGCGTTTTTCCACGATAATGAACTCGGCTAATCTCGAGTGTGCGCGTCGGCAATGCTCTTTGAATATGCCGACTACGTCCGGTTTCTAGAAAGCCACGAGTCGCGATTCCCCTTAAATAATACAACTCGCGGAAACCTCTGACCTGAATGGCTAACACGTTCAAAGAATTGGCACTCCGAGGGTTTCCTTCGGAAAGCCTAACGACGTTCAAATCGTTATACACTTTTTTCACCATAAGAAATCTCTCGGCATTGTTACGTTACTAGTCTATAACATTGACTTTGCTTCTTATTAATTACGGATCGCTCTGTATTCCCGTTTCATTCGTAGCAAGACTGTCTCATCTTAAAGCATCTAACGAATTATTGTGGCACAGCGGGAAACGTCTCGCGGGTAgatcgttcattcgttttatttcggtTGAACGTTGAAAAAGATCACAAGAGTCCTTAAAGATTTCTTGTTCCATTCCGTTTATTGCTCGTAAATAGATTTAACGCTTcacttttttcatctctctaaTTAGGGAGATCACTTTAGTAACTGATGAAAGTTTTATAAGATATGAACGATTGTTTATATgatcttttttatgaaattcttttctcttatttattatctcaATTATTGACTATATGTACGTGTCAATAgtgaaatatcaataattaataaaagactTTAATAACACGGATAACTGAGAGTTCGACGAAGTTAATACGAAGATTAAttacattgtatttttttactcTCGATGGCTTCATTAATACAATTTGCctgaattttaaaaatctcaCTGAGTTTCCcggaaaatggagaaagaaagagcgttGTGTTCCGGGCGACAATAAATCTAGCGAGTCGAGTATCTTGATGACATTGTTGCCGCCTCGCTTTTAGGTGGCTATAAAATTCGAACAGGTTTAATGCGAAATAAATGAACAGATTCTCCGGATGCCGCGTGTGGTCAACTCGCTCGTTCCTGGCGGTCGCAAGGACAACCAACATGCTCGCTCCCTTTACGACCTATAAACTATTGTATCTTAACTCTTAACCAGTCATGCTTTCAAAGATACCTTTTCCAAGAGATAATATCAAGAATTCGTGCGAAGTTTGTGACCCTAAATAGATCTACCCATTTGCAATTTCTGCATCTTGGATGTTACTGCCATCAGCATTGTAGTCAAAATGTAAAATTCTGTAAACATCAAcaggatttatttatttggaaaaatttcAGTGGCACTTTAAAACTGCAAACAAGAATTGTTTTGTGATTTTGAGAATCTTGAAAACGAGCACAAATATTTACACTTATTAAAAGCGAAAGTAGGCCTCGAAAATCAGGCCGATCGGAGGTACACATTCTTCAGGATGCACCGCCATGGCTGCGGACACGTCTGACCAAGCGCAAAACGCGTCCCCGAAATGGCGGCGCCTTTGTGGGACTTCTTTCAAAGCGGCCATCGCCAAAAGGGGTTTTTACCCTCTTGGAATCCCCCAAACACTTTTACGTACGCGTTCGTCGCATTGAAATGCAAGTCGCGATCAGCAACTGGGCCATCAGCCCTTTTCCAGCCCCGCCGCACCATTCCTCCTACTGATCTGACACGACTCaaccctccttctccttctgttcctctctatttctccccGCGATCGAGCTACGATAAACCGCTAATCTGCCTCCACCTCCTTACTGTCCTCGCGATCAATCTTATGCTTTTTCTCAGCACTCTTCCTTCACGTGAAATATCCTTCGGAGTCAAACGTAAGTACCCAACGGATGGACAATGAGTCTGGAATAGAATAGGATGGCAAGAAGGCTGGGCATTCCCGCGAGGCTTATTAATCCTCCACGGCCAACGGTTATTCGACGGCCATTATTTATTGTCCAAGTCTCagtctcgttcttctttcaacATCTTGTCAAAAGGTACTCATGACAAATGCTAACAATAGATTATAAAGCATTATTTCAGATTATTTTAACAATCCTCAGGACTCCTGAGAGaccagataaaaatataaattcaaacgagaaaaaattctaaaaatttgCTAAATAGAAATATGCAAAACTACTGCttgaatttttttgatttgCTTTCTAAAAAATCCAAGATACCTAGATGTGattaaagacaaaagaaaCGGATTCACGAAAGGAGTAGCGGGAAGGTCCTGGAGGTAACCCGACGACGTTCGCATTTTGTTTGGAGGGTCTCCCTCGGCAGGAAGAGAACAGAGCACGTGGAGGAGACGCTCGCCGTCGCGACGTGAGTTACGCCGACGTGAAAACGGTCCCTCGCATTCGAAATAACCGACACAACGTTCCGTATATTCGCGCGGAACGTTAAACGTTTACCTCGAGCGTTTAAACGCGCATTGACCACATGGTTCGCCTTAACGTTTGTCAACGCTACCCTTTGCTGGTTCTCCTTCGCTCTTTTAAACATCGCCGCTTCGTTAAAGCTTTTCGtatcctttttccttattctccttctaccccccccctctctctctctctctttctctcccacaTCTCCTTCTATTCACGAGCCAGAGAAGCAGAAGCGGTAACGAGCATTCCACTATCCGTAATCGCGAAAGCTCAAGCGGTTAAGAAGTATTTCGGTACGTGCGACACGCCGCAAGAACGTACGCGATGTCTTCGGATAATCGAAGTCGCTTCCGACCTCGACGTTCCACGCTCGATAAAGTAAGTCCATGTAGGGGAGGTTGTCACGAGGAGTGACACGCCGGGACCCCGGTGACTGCCTACTGTCTCTCTTCCAGCATTTCATACTCTCTACGAtcgattcaaaattattattcaaaattcCTTTTAATGAGAGAACGCCCTCGATAGTCTCCAACCAAAATCACTCAAACAAACACATATTAAACGTGAACGCATTTTAGGAACACTAACTTTAACACGACGATCTTGTTACAGCTGATAATTGCTTAAGGTATTCAAAGAAAACAGAATCCTTGTATTCGATTACAACGAATCTATTACAACGATTCTGCTATGAAAGAAGCGTAAGTTCCATAAAAAGAAGCGTACATCGCAAAAAGTATCAGAGGAAAAAGGTATTGATCTCGCTTTCGATTGCATTATCACGGGTGTCCGTCTTTTCTGCAAGGTAGCCGCGTGCACAGAACGCCTTTTTACGAAAGACAGGATACATTGATACGACTCCAATCATGATCGAAATACCATAAATAACCTTGCATTGAACCGGCCGCAGTCCAAACATCGGTCGGTGCGGAGAGTCTGGCTCGATGATAGTCAGCTGCACGATCAGAATGGCCGTTGCGATGCGTGTCGGCGAGATACGCCGAGAAACGACGTTTCCCTGACAGTAATCTATGCAAGAACACAATTGCTGTTACGCGAAACACCTGTGTCTTTGGGAATCGCTTCGAAAATACCGATATCGGATCGTAGACGAGATTCGTGGAGTCTCATGCTTATCGGCATAATTAACTTGCTCCGTAATTCGATTAATGATTTCGTAGACGGAGACCAATTCTTGCTATCACAAAAATGTTCAAGAGGCCAGGTCGCCTATCTCCTTCTGTGACATTTtccattaaattaatattatgatatcgacaaaaaaataaattttctgtgcgattaaattcctttttctgttGAGCACCAGCAAAAGATGTCCAAGGTCAAAATCGGTCTCTTTAACCTCGTCAATAGTCCTCTTGATTTAGCGGGGAGAGACACTAAATCTTTCCTTGGTATAGGAAGGAATCAGTATACCCAACGATCGAGCAGGAGTGAGAAATACTTTAGATTGCTCGTTCGATCTGTTCGATGGCAGGCGTTCTCGGCATCCGGCAAACGGGTAAAAGCAAGAATTATCGCTCACTCGGTTGATCCCTCCTAAGAGAAAAGCGGCGCGTGAGCGCTTTTCTACGACTGTACTCTTCGCTTCTTTAAGAATGGAAGGGGGAGTCAAGAGATGGACAGTACCGATGGACTTTGATTGGTTGCGAAATCAATATGGCGGCGACCATCAATCGGGGTAATTGACAAGGTAATTGGCGCGGTTTCATACCTTGGCGTAGTCGGCAGGACCCGGCCGCGACTACTTCCAACGCAATAAGCAGAAAAACCTGGCGCAAGGAAAATAACGCATATAGGGAAAGTTGTCTCGCGCGACTCTCCGCGGACGCACGAGTATTTTTACGATATccctccccttttctttttccatttcttttcatcttatGCGATAGCTTTGCGGAATCCCACGACGAGCGCGCGCGCTGCTTTATTCTCTGGACAGTTTCGAAAAGATCTTCGTATCCTGGATGAAAGCTGAAAGAAATATACGTGACTGATCTCTGAACGTTTTTTTGATCATTAATACTTAAAAACTCTGATATTATTACTACGGACTTCTTGTTTTATCTAACTATGCCTTACTTCACTTTAATTCCATGTAAATTGTGAGCTTATGcgcattaaattttttttctcttttgtgtCGCTACATCGTCCATACTATATTTGTCTTGGAAGGTGTGGACTTTTCTAGAGTCGACAACGACGTATTCCCGTCTCCACCCTCGAGTCCACCCTCCCGGAAAACACGCTTTAATATCCGCTTATGACGGCTATGTTTCACGGGCTGGGATACCCACTCGTCCCCATTCCGCCCCATCAACCCCTATAGTGCGTTTAATTTACGTGTTTTCGCGAGTTATTCGTCCCCACCCAGCCGTCGGAGAGCCTGGTCGAAGAGGGTCGGTCGCCATGGTAACGGCAACCCCTCCCGACGCCCAATCGCCGTCCGCCTACGACGAGACCCGTACGATGTTCACCATCAGCCCTACGATGCCGCACGAAGACGATAATAATTGATGGTGGAACGTGAAAGACAACCCTGCAAATGCGAAGAAGGACGATTCTcccgttctttttcctttcctttcttcttcaattCGGAATAAATTCAATCGTCACCCTccgatgtttctttttattaagatCATTTCTCTAGATGTCTAAGAGTAATTTGAACATATACCTTATATAACCTTATAAATCCTCtacatcatttttaataaatcctaGATCACATTGCATATGAAGAACTATCAGCAAGATCACTCTTTATGATCGAATGGGAAATGAGTTGTTATCTCAAACTCGTTCCCTGAGAAATTCTCAAAAGACAAACACTAACGGAATACGCAGAACGGGTACAAGCTCAACACTGAAACTCGTTCTGTTGGTTCACCAACGCGTAAACGAAAAGACATTATAATCTCTCTCCTGTACAAATCCTCTCCGCGTTGCATACCGCGCACGGAGACGAAGTAGTGCAAACAGAAGCTGAAGTTCAGCTCGCCCGGCACGCTACTCGCGCTACGAATGCAGTCGAGGGAAGTGGAGCATCTTGAGAAGAGGGTCGCTTGGATGCTGAGAGGGATGCGATGGataggagggagggagggagggaaggaaACGGGTGGATAgtagagaggagaaggagggagaagagCCAGCGAGTGCTTCGGACGCGCGTATATACAGAAGCGAATCCGATCGCGACGAGACGCGTATCAAGCGTTGACGACGAGGAGAACGACGAGACGACGGATTCTGGTACttcgagggagaaagagaagccgGATCCGTGGACCGTGAGGTACCCGGGCTATGCAACGCTCAGATTCCGTCGACTCGTGGTGTCACTCGCTGAATTCCGCTCGGCCTACGACGATTTCCTGCTTGAAGTCTGCTCGTGCCTTTGTTGTCCTTCCTCTTCAgactccctttctccttctctttctttcgctcaaACATATCTAGTCGAAACGCCTTAATCCAGGAGCTTCTATTCTCGAAAGAGCCGTAACAAGGAcatattgtttctctctctctctctctctctctctctctctctctctctctctctctctctctctctctcagaaaattttgtttaaataatccAAACAAATATACGATTAAGTATCGAAGCAAGTTAACCCACGTTTTTCCCTGGGTATTCCAACTTCTAACGTATTCTTAAGAAACAATTAACATTCAGAAACGGTATGATGTAAATTCGTGCCAAGATAAGAAGGTCCTATTCTTGCACATGCTTAACTCCCGTCGATAAACTCGTCTGGATTCGATTAAAAGGGCTGAATTGAAAATTCTCAAGGGTCCCGTCTACAGGTCCAATAAAACAGAAGTCTCGACCATCGATTCAGTGGGAAGGAGCTTCCGAGATTTTATCGCGCTTAATCGGCAACTGATCGCATGCAAATCCACGGCAATAACACGCGCGAAAGACGCCACGGTTGgcacgacgaagaagaagatcccTCCTAACCCTCCTCTCACCCctactcttactctttctctgtctctctatgtttcttcttctcttttcttattctcttggCTCTCGACCAGAACGAGACTCTAGATCGAGCGTGCGAGATAaaatctttcctctctctttctcgatttattctttttttattttctctctttctttctctcatttgcTTCTTCAAAATGCACGATCTCAATACGCGAATTTACACTTGCACTCCTGCCCTATACTTTTAAACTTCCCTTCGACGATTCATTTGAACATACGGAATTCGAAATTCGCGTCTTTTCCGTTTCGAGATCACGATCGATTAGTTTGCGAATTTGTAAAACCGAAATCGATAACATGGATCCATCACCGAAAGCTATTTGGTTTacctacataaatatttttctaagaatCCGTAGATGTATTACGTGTTGTTTAAAACtcattcattattatcatatttaattaaataattattaagcaTAAAGTTCGAATACCATAACATTTTTTCAACTATCTTTATCATATCTATATACTTACCATAATATGTACATTCACTTATTTACTACAGTTTTAAGactataatttatgaaattatgtataacgatattatcaatatttaaagaatttcattAGTGCTTGTCGCTTTTTAACATTTACTTTAATCGTTGTAACAGTTGGTTGtgcaaaattaaatgatttgtTTTACGTTCATTTGATATCTGTGTTTCCAGTTTCTTGCGCAATAACAAAAGTTTACTGTATGAAATATGCTTCAAGTATATTTCTCCGGTTGAAGATTTGTATTGAATGAGAAGGTTCGCTTTACGTCAATGGTTGTTCGTTTGCACAGATGCGCTAACGTTCCTATAATCGCTGGTATAAATTCGCCTCTTTGATAATTAAGACGTGACATTAAGTTTTACGAGCTCTCACGACAAAGTACGACGTTAAGGTTTACGATTGGGATAGCCGTGCTGATAAATCATGATTCACGTAAGCGAACGGAGGTTATTAATGATCGCGGTGAAACGGGTTGATGATATTGCGAATCGTTTTAtcggataaaaattaattagtacATCAGACGATGAATGCAACGCTCACTTGATATACA from Vespula pensylvanica isolate Volc-1 chromosome 11, ASM1446617v1, whole genome shotgun sequence encodes:
- the LOC122632789 gene encoding uncharacterized protein LOC122632789; the protein is MSFWPRRRFRITPLRAVAAFCFMIVLFWYSLSRQEVPQQPCSVPEEYTEKLHELAYRTHLVLAKLGIVHFLCLGALWGQVRIGRALPWARKVELCLVDTLRDDVIITKAFREVGLSATYLHAAGVYRVQEHEVGENSPKVEIVVFEEDAVTQMVRRVGWTRRVLPPDCEFSPSLQCFPPQLVIPPLPAKQFGGRLMPVPREGIELQKYHYPNDWWLEIKPTDCTETQETNS